The following proteins are co-located in the Methanofastidiosum sp. genome:
- a CDS encoding nucleotide sugar dehydrogenase: MLKDKIKNKNATLCIIGLGYVGLPTAIFFAEKGFNVIGVDKKKEIIEKVNKGISHLGELGLDERLKKVVSESKLYATSNTKDAVSKSDVSILIVPTPITKDKEPDLSYVESAGEEVKEGLKKGQLIILESTVYPGVTEEVLQPILESTGLKAGIDFGLAYCPERYNPGDSEHTIENVKRIVGGINDEWGEITKDLYAHVIKAGVTKVRDIKTAEAAKVIENIQRDLNIALMNELSLIFEKMGIDIMDVIKAASTKWNFNVYYPGAGVGGHCLPVDPYYLVAKARGLGYHSKVITAGRAINDHMPHHIFELLRDSLNDVEKPVKNSKIVVLGFSYKENVGDARETPVEHLVEELLKSKADITVVDPYVEEDFMKSFGVRVEKDPYKALKNADGLVLMTGHQMFRELDLEKIKKIMNTSIIIDGRRVYDKEKVLKLGFKYKGVGAGY; encoded by the coding sequence ATGCTAAAGGACAAGATCAAAAATAAAAATGCTACACTCTGTATCATCGGTCTCGGCTATGTTGGCCTTCCAACTGCTATTTTTTTTGCAGAGAAAGGGTTTAATGTTATTGGTGTTGACAAGAAAAAAGAGATAATTGAAAAAGTTAACAAAGGTATTTCTCATCTTGGTGAGCTCGGGCTTGACGAGAGATTGAAGAAAGTTGTTTCTGAATCAAAGTTATATGCCACTTCAAATACAAAAGACGCAGTTTCAAAAAGTGATGTTTCCATATTAATTGTTCCCACCCCCATAACTAAGGACAAAGAACCTGATCTATCTTATGTTGAATCTGCTGGAGAGGAAGTAAAAGAGGGATTAAAAAAAGGTCAGCTTATTATCCTAGAATCTACAGTGTATCCTGGTGTAACAGAGGAAGTGTTGCAGCCTATTTTAGAGTCAACAGGCCTAAAAGCCGGAATTGATTTTGGACTGGCATATTGTCCTGAAAGATATAATCCTGGAGATTCGGAGCACACAATTGAGAATGTTAAAAGAATTGTCGGCGGAATAAATGACGAGTGGGGAGAGATTACAAAAGATCTATACGCACATGTTATAAAAGCAGGAGTTACAAAAGTTCGAGATATCAAAACGGCCGAAGCTGCAAAAGTCATTGAAAATATACAAAGAGATTTAAATATTGCCCTCATGAATGAATTATCTTTGATTTTTGAGAAGATGGGTATTGACATAATGGATGTAATAAAAGCTGCAAGCACTAAATGGAACTTCAATGTTTACTACCCCGGTGCAGGCGTAGGTGGGCACTGTCTCCCGGTTGACCCATATTACCTTGTTGCAAAGGCAAGAGGGCTTGGATATCACTCTAAGGTAATTACTGCAGGTAGAGCAATAAATGATCATATGCCTCACCATATATTTGAGCTTTTGAGAGATAGCTTAAATGATGTGGAAAAACCTGTTAAGAATTCTAAGATTGTAGTATTAGGATTTTCATATAAAGAGAATGTTGGTGATGCAAGGGAAACTCCTGTAGAACATCTTGTTGAAGAGCTATTAAAATCAAAGGCAGATATAACAGTTGTTGACCCTTATGTTGAAGAAGATTTCATGAAATCTTTTGGGGTTAGAGTTGAAAAGGATCCTTACAAGGCATTGAAAAATGCAGATGGTCTTGTTCTAATGACTGGGCACCAGATGTTTAGAGAACTTGATTTGGAAAAAATAAAGAAAATAATGAATACCTCTATCATCATTGACGGCCGAAGAGTTTACGATAAAGAAAAGGTCTTAAAACTAGGATTTAAGTATAAGGGTGTAGGTGCTGGATATTAA
- a CDS encoding glycosyltransferase — MNILVFGKMSDLKLSMKLEPIYNISAIEKIIVLRGGEGPKINKTIYANIPNTKIIRDIFRIFKGITLGKKYKTKLVISYYLVPHGIIGYYVSRVIGAKFCISIIGDLRYHLNSRFLGGFYLRVLKSSDFIMVTGAKSRNILIENGIKKDKIFILPNVINMEDYIQDNTVYKEYDISFIGRLTYVKRLDIFFKVISEIVKEMPDLKVAMIGDGEDLEKCRSLVKSLSLDSNVVFLGFRKDINHLINKSKILLLTSESEGMPSVIIESMACGVPVISSDVGDVGDIIQDEENGFLIDKFDDVGAYTDKIIKILSDKKVYKKMSEESLKVRSVHSVENASKIWEKIFSKVA, encoded by the coding sequence TTGAATATTTTAGTCTTTGGAAAGATGAGCGACCTAAAGCTTTCAATGAAGTTAGAGCCAATCTATAATATTTCCGCAATTGAAAAGATAATAGTATTACGTGGAGGAGAAGGTCCAAAGATAAATAAGACAATCTATGCAAATATCCCCAATACCAAAATTATAAGGGATATTTTTAGAATCTTTAAAGGAATAACTTTAGGGAAAAAATACAAGACTAAGCTCGTAATTAGCTACTATCTGGTCCCACATGGAATAATCGGATATTATGTCTCAAGAGTGATTGGTGCAAAGTTCTGTATTTCAATCATAGGTGATTTACGGTATCATCTAAATTCTCGCTTCCTTGGAGGATTCTATCTTAGAGTCCTAAAAAGTTCTGATTTTATTATGGTAACTGGTGCTAAGAGTAGAAATATTTTGATCGAAAATGGTATCAAAAAAGATAAGATATTCATTCTTCCAAATGTTATCAATATGGAGGATTATATTCAAGATAACACAGTTTATAAAGAGTATGATATTTCTTTCATCGGAAGATTAACATATGTTAAAAGGCTTGATATTTTCTTCAAAGTAATTTCTGAAATTGTCAAAGAGATGCCAGACCTTAAAGTTGCAATGATTGGAGATGGAGAAGATTTAGAAAAATGTAGGTCATTAGTAAAAAGTCTTTCCTTAGATAGTAATGTTGTATTTTTGGGATTTAGGAAAGATATAAATCATTTAATCAATAAATCTAAAATTTTATTACTCACCTCCGAATCTGAAGGAATGCCTTCTGTTATTATTGAATCTATGGCATGTGGAGTTCCAGTTATATCAAGTGATGTAGGGGATGTAGGGGATATAATCCAAGATGAAGAAAACGGCTTTTTAATAGATAAATTTGATGATGTTGGTGCCTATACAGATAAAATAATAAAAATACTCTCAGATAAGAAAGTTTATAAGAAAATGAGCGAAGAATCATTAAAAGTGAGAAGTGTTCATTCTGTTGAGAATGCTAGTAAAATATGGGAAAAAATATTTTCAAAGGTGGCTTGA
- the asnB gene encoding asparagine synthase (glutamine-hydrolyzing): MCGIAGFFGFEDKELIKNMLDSLYHRGPDDHGIFTDKDASIGNRRLSIIDVSGGHQPMHNEDETVFVVFNGAIYNFLELKEELEKKGHRFYSNCDTEVLVHLYEEYGKDFPKKLLGMFSFAIWDSVKKKAILSIDPAGKKPLHYFFNNGILLFASEIKSLLNYKEIKVELDGVSLNYLLNLQFIPYERTLFKNIKKLLPGHTLIYENGKITTKRYWKLEVKEEEKPIEYYVKQIQELFTDAVRRRLTLSDVPVGIFLSGGIDSSSVVGIASQFQKVNTYTVGFGEPTDELDSARLVSDYFETDHHEILVENDLLKIMPEAVYHSEQPSIGMLQSYLVSKAARKHVKVILSGMGGDELFAGYDRDLYMEKNLRYGKYIPKFVSSKGLFNLINGMPFRLGLNYHEFFRRVNAVSQLKDVTRYYLLLRGAMNITNETKEYFYNEKIYDNVQDVEKLFLPYFSNNLNIINQKLYAEFETKLPYHLLHIEDRMGMANSLESRAPLLDKGLVELAFSMPREYKLQNGITKYAFRLAMKDTLPKEVFSKPKWGFAVNPYYQFRKDLKDYAEGILDDKILEEVGINKKIISRILSAKPNPKLRWYYNYLWNIVMLVLWYKIFIEKEIPKNLT; the protein is encoded by the coding sequence ATGTGTGGCATCGCTGGATTTTTTGGATTTGAAGATAAAGAGCTAATAAAGAATATGCTTGATTCCCTTTACCATCGTGGCCCAGATGATCATGGAATTTTCACCGATAAAGATGCTTCAATTGGAAATAGAAGGCTATCCATTATTGATGTATCCGGCGGTCACCAGCCAATGCATAATGAAGATGAAACAGTCTTTGTTGTTTTTAATGGGGCGATTTATAACTTCCTAGAACTAAAAGAAGAGCTAGAAAAGAAGGGCCACAGGTTTTATTCAAATTGCGATACAGAAGTTTTAGTCCATCTCTATGAAGAGTATGGGAAAGATTTTCCTAAAAAACTATTGGGTATGTTTTCATTTGCCATCTGGGATTCAGTTAAAAAGAAGGCCATACTTTCAATCGACCCTGCAGGAAAAAAGCCTTTACACTATTTTTTCAATAATGGGATTTTATTATTTGCATCTGAGATTAAATCTTTACTAAATTATAAGGAAATAAAAGTTGAGCTTGACGGTGTTTCACTTAACTATCTTCTAAATCTCCAGTTTATCCCTTATGAGAGGACACTTTTTAAAAATATAAAGAAGCTTTTACCTGGGCACACTCTAATTTATGAAAATGGAAAAATCACTACCAAGAGATACTGGAAACTAGAAGTAAAAGAAGAAGAAAAACCAATTGAGTATTACGTTAAACAGATTCAGGAGCTCTTTACTGACGCAGTCAGAAGAAGGTTGACATTGTCAGATGTCCCTGTAGGGATATTCCTCTCTGGGGGCATTGACTCAAGCTCTGTTGTTGGCATAGCATCACAGTTTCAAAAGGTAAATACTTACACTGTTGGATTTGGAGAGCCTACAGACGAGCTTGATTCTGCAAGACTTGTCAGCGATTACTTTGAAACGGATCACCACGAGATATTAGTTGAAAATGATCTATTGAAGATTATGCCAGAAGCCGTATATCATTCTGAGCAACCTTCTATAGGGATGTTACAGAGCTACCTTGTATCCAAAGCGGCTAGAAAACATGTCAAAGTTATCCTTTCGGGAATGGGAGGTGATGAGCTCTTTGCAGGGTATGATAGAGATCTCTATATGGAAAAGAATCTTAGATACGGTAAATATATCCCTAAGTTCGTTTCTTCTAAAGGCCTTTTTAATTTGATAAATGGCATGCCGTTTAGACTGGGTCTAAACTATCATGAGTTTTTCAGAAGAGTAAATGCTGTATCACAGCTTAAGGACGTAACAAGATATTATCTCCTTCTAAGAGGTGCTATGAACATAACTAACGAAACAAAAGAATATTTCTATAATGAAAAAATATATGATAATGTCCAAGATGTAGAAAAACTATTTTTGCCTTACTTTTCAAATAATCTTAACATAATAAATCAGAAGCTTTACGCTGAGTTTGAAACTAAATTGCCTTACCACCTTCTCCATATTGAGGATAGAATGGGGATGGCAAACTCTCTAGAATCTAGGGCACCACTTCTTGATAAGGGGCTTGTTGAGTTAGCATTTTCTATGCCAAGAGAGTACAAGTTGCAAAATGGCATTACAAAGTATGCATTCAGGCTTGCCATGAAAGATACCCTGCCAAAAGAGGTCTTTTCAAAACCAAAATGGGGATTTGCAGTAAATCCATATTATCAGTTTAGGAAGGATCTAAAAGACTATGCAGAAGGGATCCTTGATGATAAAATACTGGAAGAAGTTGGGATTAACAAAAAGATAATTTCTAGAATACTATCCGCAAAACCAAATCCAAAATTAAGGTGGTATTATAATTATTTGTGGAACATTGTGATGCTTGTGCTTTGGTATAAGATATTCATTGAAAAAGAGATTCCTAAGAATCTAACTTAG
- the nadE gene encoding NAD(+) synthase has protein sequence MTSDLSKKLSSWLRDSVNAGGGKGIVFGLSGGIDSTVTAYLCKETFPENSLGLIIPCHSNKADIDDAKYVAKEIGLKYETIDLDKVYNTLLESFGHMRDDRDISLANIKPRLRMTTLYYYANKLNYFVVGTGNKSELTLGYFTKYGDGGCDLLPLGNLTKRSVYSLAKSLKVSERIIQKPPSAGLWKGQTDEGELGITYQEIDNYIEGKTVSESVKVKIEEMILKSEHKRNMPKIPDF, from the coding sequence TTGACTAGTGATCTTTCAAAGAAACTTTCTTCTTGGCTTCGGGATAGTGTCAATGCCGGAGGTGGAAAAGGAATAGTATTTGGGTTAAGTGGCGGGATTGACTCAACTGTTACCGCTTACCTCTGCAAAGAAACATTTCCTGAAAACTCTCTAGGCCTCATAATTCCTTGCCACAGCAATAAAGCTGACATTGACGATGCAAAGTATGTTGCAAAAGAAATTGGATTAAAATACGAAACTATTGATTTGGACAAAGTTTATAATACGCTGCTCGAATCATTCGGGCACATGAGGGACGATAGAGATATTTCTCTTGCTAACATCAAACCAAGGCTCAGGATGACTACTCTTTACTATTATGCAAATAAGCTGAACTACTTTGTCGTTGGAACTGGAAATAAGAGTGAGCTAACACTTGGTTACTTCACAAAATATGGTGATGGTGGTTGTGATCTATTGCCACTAGGGAATCTGACAAAAAGAAGTGTTTATTCCCTTGCAAAATCTTTGAAAGTATCTGAGAGAATAATTCAAAAGCCACCTTCAGCAGGCCTCTGGAAAGGACAGACTGACGAAGGGGAGCTCGGCATAACTTATCAGGAAATTGATAACTATATTGAAGGAAAAACTGTAAGTGAAAGTGTCAAAGTAAAGATTGAAGAAATGATACTGAAAAGCGAACACAAGAGAAACATGCCAAAAATACCTGATTTCTAA
- a CDS encoding Lrp/AsnC family transcriptional regulator — translation MDSLDINILKILNQDARTSFSEIARRLSHSITTISLRVKAMEDAGIIKKYIPVLDSEKCGYDFTAVIHLIISKGKLKEVEDQVKTESNVVAVYDVTGGYDAIIIGRFKNSSHLEKFTRWIQSIDFVESVSTSIVLNIIKEDMEVKFD, via the coding sequence ATGGACAGTCTTGATATAAATATACTTAAGATTTTAAATCAGGACGCTAGAACAAGTTTTTCTGAGATAGCGAGAAGGCTAAGCCACTCTATAACGACAATATCTTTGAGAGTTAAGGCCATGGAAGATGCAGGAATTATAAAAAAGTACATACCTGTTTTAGACTCAGAAAAATGTGGTTATGATTTTACAGCTGTTATCCATCTTATCATTTCTAAAGGAAAGTTAAAAGAGGTAGAGGACCAAGTTAAGACAGAGAGTAACGTAGTCGCAGTATATGACGTGACTGGTGGCTATGATGCAATTATTATAGGACGGTTTAAGAATAGCTCTCATCTTGAAAAGTTTACAAGATGGATCCAATCAATCGATTTCGTTGAAAGTGTTTCAACATCAATTGTTCTAAATATAATCAAAGAAGACATGGAGGTTAAGTTTGACTAG
- the trmY gene encoding tRNA (pseudouridine(54)-N(1))-methyltransferase TrmY translates to MKKIFILKASKAKTSKDFSLNDLPGDGGRMDIVARCVNSAFFLSHDLRKDTELIVTLEGEPNPPITLRFVGSKLKYLSPDERCTGGLIKKALEKVTDKETESTPGIFVSKKSFSEVITEIGSEIIYLHEEGEDVQNMPFDLDTICFVLGDHTGLSQDDESLLKTAKRVSISPMVLHADHCIIIVHNVFDRKNL, encoded by the coding sequence ATGAAGAAAATATTCATTTTAAAAGCATCAAAGGCCAAAACATCAAAGGATTTTTCACTAAATGACCTGCCTGGCGATGGAGGGCGAATGGATATCGTTGCCAGATGCGTTAACTCGGCATTCTTTCTATCTCATGATCTTAGGAAAGATACGGAGCTCATAGTTACTCTTGAAGGTGAGCCTAATCCACCTATCACTTTAAGATTTGTTGGAAGTAAACTAAAATACTTAAGTCCAGATGAGAGGTGCACCGGGGGCCTGATTAAAAAAGCTTTAGAAAAAGTAACGGATAAAGAAACTGAATCAACGCCTGGAATATTTGTATCAAAGAAAAGCTTTTCAGAAGTAATTACTGAAATTGGTTCAGAAATAATCTACCTCCACGAAGAGGGAGAGGATGTCCAAAATATGCCTTTTGATTTAGATACAATATGTTTTGTGTTGGGAGACCATACAGGGCTATCTCAAGATGACGAATCATTATTGAAAACTGCAAAACGAGTTTCAATATCGCCTATGGTACTCCATGCCGACCACTGTATAATAATAGTACATAACGTTTTTGATAGGAAAAACTTATAA